The genomic stretch CGGTGGTTGCCATCAATGAAGGCCATATCCAGGGGCGTCAGCTTCTGCAGCATCTCCGGAAGGGTTTCATCAAAATGACCTTCCATCAGCTCCACATTGTTGAGCCCCATCTCAATAAAATTACGCGTGGCTTCAGCAGCTATGGAGGGACTGCCTTCAGCGGTCATTACATAGCCATGGGGATTGGCCAGGGCCATGTAGGCAGTGGAAATGCCCAGTGAAGTGCCCAGCTCAATGATGGTCTCCGGCTGGTAATAATTTACGATGCGGTACAGCAGCTGCGCCCATTTGGCCGGCTTGGCCGCATGGCGGGCAATGGCGGCAATACTGCGCTGCCTGCTTTTCATGCTGGTGGAGCCTGCACCCATATCTTCTACTTCTATCAGGTCCTTTTCCGTGAGCATGGTATTGCGCAGGTTTTCCACCCGGGAATAGGCGTCATAGACAGTAGTATCATTCAGTACATGTACAATGAACTCGTATACAAAAGGGGAATGCACGCCATGGCCTTTTCCATTGGAGGCAGTCAGGTAGTAACGGATAAATTTTTGTGCCAGTTGCCAGCGCGAATACATGAAACTAAAATGAGAAATTAATTAATGCCCTTTTCGCTGCCAAACCTGGAAGCTGTAGGCGTACGCATGCTTTTCATCGGCCGGAAAGTCCAGGTCCGACAACAACTCCCATCCCTCATTCCTGATCTCCGGAAAAAAAGCATCTCCGTCTATATTCGTATGCACTCTTGTTAAATAGATCTTCTGCACCAGGGGCATGGCCTGATGGAAAATTTCACCGCCGCCAATGATCATGACCTCTTTGGCATCCGTGGCTGCCCCTGCTTCCAGGGCCTGGTCCAGGCTGTTGACCACTACCGCTCCATCCGCTGTCCAGTCAGCCTTGCGCGTGATCACAATATTGGTCCGGCCGGCCAGCGGCCTGCCGCCCATAGAGGCCCAGGTCTTGCGGCCCATGACCACAGGCATTCCCCAGGTAGTGTTCTTGAAGAATTTCATATCATTGGGCAGGCTCCAGAGCAACTGGTTATCCTTCCCGATGACATTGTTTTCAGCAGCAGCAACAACGAAAGAAATAAGCATGAAAAATGATG from Candidatus Pseudobacter hemicellulosilyticus encodes the following:
- a CDS encoding class I SAM-dependent methyltransferase, yielding MYSRWQLAQKFIRYYLTASNGKGHGVHSPFVYEFIVHVLNDTTVYDAYSRVENLRNTMLTEKDLIEVEDMGAGSTSMKSRQRSIAAIARHAAKPAKWAQLLYRIVNYYQPETIIELGTSLGISTAYMALANPHGYVMTAEGSPSIAAEATRNFIEMGLNNVELMEGHFDETLPEMLQKLTPLDMAFIDGNHRKKPTLQYFEQILEHTHNFSVIILDDIHWSKEMEQAWDTIRQHPRVRLTIDLFFVGLVFFREEFKEKQHFSIRF
- a CDS encoding dihydrofolate reductase: MLISFVVAAAENNVIGKDNQLLWSLPNDMKFFKNTTWGMPVVMGRKTWASMGGRPLAGRTNIVITRKADWTADGAVVVNSLDQALEAGAATDAKEVMIIGGGEIFHQAMPLVQKIYLTRVHTNIDGDAFFPEIRNEGWELLSDLDFPADEKHAYAYSFQVWQRKGH